One Flavobacterium sp. 90 DNA segment encodes these proteins:
- a CDS encoding helix-turn-helix domain-containing protein produces MKSIVQHLREGKNLTQTELAEKSGLSLRTIQRIEAGNIPKGFTLKALANVFETEPEKLIAFKEITKLDRAKLINFSSLLGLIIPFGGVIFPLILTSKTNDPKNKELGKSIVSVQILIAVVLAASQIISPFIQKGLSLHFPLFIVPLLLIMCLKLSVVIVNGISLNNTNDLHKNLKINYL; encoded by the coding sequence ATGAAATCAATAGTTCAACATTTAAGAGAGGGAAAAAATTTAACCCAGACCGAACTTGCCGAAAAAAGTGGACTTTCGCTAAGAACAATTCAAAGGATTGAAGCTGGAAATATCCCAAAAGGATTTACATTGAAAGCACTTGCAAATGTCTTTGAAACTGAGCCTGAAAAACTAATAGCTTTCAAAGAAATTACAAAACTTGACAGAGCAAAATTGATTAATTTTTCTAGTTTATTAGGACTTATAATACCTTTTGGAGGAGTTATATTCCCATTAATCCTGACCAGTAAAACAAACGATCCAAAAAACAAAGAACTTGGAAAAAGTATTGTAAGTGTTCAAATTCTAATTGCAGTTGTACTTGCTGCTTCTCAAATCATAAGCCCATTCATTCAAAAAGGGTTATCACTACATTTTCCGCTTTTTATAGTTCCATTATTATTAATTATGTGTCTTAAATTATCAGTAGTTATTGTAAACGGTATAAGTTTAAATAATACAAACGATTTGCATAAAAATTTAAAAATCAATTATTTATAA
- a CDS encoding helix-turn-helix domain-containing protein, translated as MEQKIHQGRNIKRFREMLNIKQEALAYDLGEDWNQKKISLLEQKDVIEESLLKQISAILRIPVEAFQSFEEEHAVNIISNTFNIEKDGYIGNAKPTFNINPMEELKKLHEEKIALYERMLKEKDEMMARLEKLITK; from the coding sequence ATGGAACAGAAAATACATCAGGGAAGAAACATAAAACGTTTCAGAGAAATGCTTAATATAAAGCAAGAGGCATTGGCTTATGATCTGGGAGAAGACTGGAATCAGAAGAAAATTTCTTTGCTGGAGCAAAAAGATGTAATTGAAGAAAGTCTTCTTAAACAAATCTCAGCAATATTGAGAATTCCTGTTGAAGCTTTTCAAAGTTTTGAGGAGGAACATGCTGTAAATATTATTTCGAATACATTTAATATTGAAAAAGATGGTTATATAGGAAACGCTAAGCCTACATTCAACATAAATCCAATGGAGGAACTAAAAAAACTTCATGAAGAGAAGATTGCCTTGTACGAAAGAATGTTAAAAGAAAAAGATGAAATGATGGCAAGGCTTGAAAAACTAATCACCAAATAA
- a CDS encoding M13 family metallopeptidase, with the protein MKNSLMLFIAFLALTACSKHQEKKNIAITGIDSTLRPGDDFFKYVNGKWYDSVQIPASQAGVGVYMFMNYPQRMRLQEILDSISQSKNEAGSIAQKVGDFYASGMDTVTIDKRGYTPIKPLLAKIESITDLPSLLNFVANEEKVSNSSIIGFGVSPDEKNSSMNIAQIYQTGIGLPDRDYYFKSDSSTVAIQKAYKKYLATLFQQTGSDAKEAEKNANLVYDIDKQLAASHKTKVELRDVQANYNKIAVAALAKRNPNIDWTTFLNNLGAKTDSINVGQPAYYDALNKLLKSIPINNWKIYLKANSLERYADDLSKSFADASFEYTKVLSGQAVQKTRGEKMANVLDTYLGDALGELYVKKYFSEDAKKRMLVLVNNLQKAYAKRIDKLEWMSPITKQKAKEKLAAMTKKIGYPDKWRDYSNVQVARNTYFENMVSASKDAYQFQLAKLGKPVDKSEWFTTVPTVTAYNNPTANEIVFPAGILQPPYFDNNADDALNYGGIGMVIGHEITHTFDDQGAQYDKDGNLKNWWTKEDYAQFKSRIQQVINLYSTYTVLGDLHINGAMTVGENTADIAGLAVAYDAFKMTEQGKGNTKIDGYTPDQRFFISLAKIWRVKMKDEFLRLWINNNPHSPPNWRVNGPLMNTTPFYEAFNVKPGDKMFLPKKDRITIW; encoded by the coding sequence ATGAAAAATTCATTAATGCTCTTCATTGCATTCTTAGCTCTTACAGCATGTTCAAAACATCAGGAAAAGAAAAATATCGCAATCACCGGCATAGATTCCACATTGCGTCCTGGTGATGATTTTTTTAAATATGTAAATGGCAAATGGTACGATTCTGTGCAAATACCTGCATCTCAAGCGGGAGTTGGTGTTTATATGTTTATGAATTACCCACAACGAATGCGTCTGCAAGAAATATTAGACAGTATTTCGCAAAGCAAAAATGAAGCAGGAAGTATAGCGCAAAAGGTAGGAGATTTTTATGCATCAGGTATGGATACTGTAACTATCGATAAACGCGGTTATACACCTATCAAACCATTACTTGCAAAAATTGAATCGATTACCGATTTACCGTCCTTATTGAACTTTGTGGCTAATGAGGAGAAGGTGAGCAATTCTTCTATCATAGGTTTTGGAGTTTCGCCCGATGAAAAAAACAGTAGTATGAATATTGCGCAAATTTATCAAACTGGTATTGGTTTGCCTGACAGAGATTATTATTTCAAATCAGATTCATCAACTGTTGCTATACAGAAAGCGTACAAAAAATACCTTGCGACATTATTTCAACAAACAGGCAGCGACGCCAAAGAGGCTGAAAAGAATGCTAATTTGGTTTACGATATTGATAAACAACTTGCCGCTTCGCATAAAACAAAAGTTGAACTTCGTGATGTGCAGGCAAATTACAATAAAATTGCTGTGGCAGCTCTTGCAAAAAGAAATCCTAATATAGATTGGACTACTTTTTTGAATAATTTAGGTGCCAAAACCGATTCTATTAATGTAGGTCAACCTGCTTATTATGACGCCCTTAATAAACTTTTAAAAAGTATTCCTATCAATAATTGGAAAATTTATCTGAAAGCAAATTCTCTGGAAAGATATGCAGATGATTTAAGTAAGTCTTTTGCAGATGCCTCATTTGAGTATACCAAAGTGCTTTCTGGTCAGGCTGTTCAAAAAACACGTGGCGAAAAAATGGCTAATGTCCTTGATACTTATTTAGGTGATGCGTTGGGCGAATTGTATGTGAAAAAATACTTTTCAGAAGATGCTAAAAAACGCATGTTAGTTCTTGTGAATAATCTGCAAAAAGCCTATGCCAAAAGAATTGACAAATTAGAATGGATGAGTCCTATTACAAAACAAAAAGCGAAAGAAAAATTGGCAGCCATGACTAAGAAAATAGGATATCCGGATAAATGGAGAGACTATAGCAATGTGCAGGTAGCTAGAAATACTTATTTTGAAAATATGGTTTCGGCTTCAAAAGATGCATATCAATTTCAATTGGCAAAATTGGGCAAACCAGTCGATAAATCAGAATGGTTTACTACAGTTCCAACCGTTACGGCATATAATAATCCTACTGCGAATGAAATTGTTTTTCCTGCAGGTATTTTACAACCTCCATATTTTGATAATAATGCAGATGATGCACTTAACTACGGCGGTATCGGAATGGTTATAGGGCACGAAATAACCCATACTTTTGATGATCAAGGTGCTCAATATGACAAAGATGGAAACTTAAAAAACTGGTGGACAAAAGAAGATTATGCACAGTTTAAGTCAAGAATACAACAAGTTATCAATTTGTATAGTACATATACCGTTTTAGGTGATCTACATATTAATGGCGCAATGACGGTTGGCGAAAATACGGCAGATATTGCTGGATTAGCCGTTGCTTATGATGCTTTTAAAATGACGGAACAAGGAAAAGGAAACACAAAAATCGACGGTTATACTCCGGATCAACGTTTCTTTATTTCTTTAGCCAAAATATGGCGAGTAAAAATGAAAGACGAATTCCTGCGTTTGTGGATTAACAATAATCCGCATTCTCCACCAAACTGGCGTGTTAATGGACCTTTAATGAATACTACGCCTTTTTATGAAGCATTTAATGTAAAACCTGGAGATAAAATGTTTTTACCGAAGAAAGACAGAATAACAATTTGGTAA